The following are from one region of the Halogeometricum sp. S3BR5-2 genome:
- a CDS encoding DUF7095 family protein, whose product MERARAVDRVEAVLDAVESEPMPVPVREVWVYGDVALGLDPVERLDVYVTKDLLMRSDSEATEAFERSHGVKGVGKSVSAEWAEAHPEHLRANGNGYAAPEKCLAAHLLPEDDPVHLEVCNASFDDNVTQRLKGAMARDAYEQILDPRGVCLYAEGRRSESALEKLREGDLVFPTLSEALTMLGMDDEEAGTAADAVREYRAAQTGATVRGDVV is encoded by the coding sequence ATGGAACGCGCCCGCGCCGTCGACCGAGTCGAGGCCGTTCTCGACGCCGTCGAGTCCGAACCGATGCCCGTGCCCGTCCGCGAGGTGTGGGTGTACGGCGACGTCGCCCTCGGCCTCGACCCGGTGGAGCGACTGGACGTGTACGTCACGAAGGACCTCCTGATGCGCAGCGATTCGGAGGCCACGGAGGCGTTCGAGCGCTCGCACGGGGTGAAGGGCGTCGGCAAGAGCGTCTCCGCGGAGTGGGCGGAGGCCCACCCCGAGCACCTCCGTGCGAACGGCAACGGCTACGCGGCCCCGGAGAAGTGTCTGGCCGCCCACCTGCTTCCCGAGGACGACCCCGTCCATCTCGAAGTCTGTAACGCCTCCTTCGACGACAACGTCACCCAGCGACTGAAGGGCGCGATGGCCCGCGACGCCTACGAGCAGATTCTCGACCCGCGCGGCGTCTGCCTGTACGCCGAGGGGCGGCGCTCGGAGTCGGCGCTGGAGAAACTCCGCGAGGGGGACCTCGTCTTCCCGACGCTGTCGGAGGCGCTGACGATGCTCGGGATGGACGACGAGGAGGCGGGGACGGCCGCCGACGCCGTCCGCGAGTACCGCGCCGCGCAGACGGGCGCGACGGTGCGCGGCGACGTGGTCTGA